The following proteins are encoded in a genomic region of Gammaproteobacteria bacterium:
- the dnaN gene encoding DNA polymerase III subunit beta: MRFTISRENLFKPLQYIVGVVERRQTMAILSNFLLEAKNQQLVITATDLEIEMVVQTDLDVSEPGKTTLPARKLYEICRALPEQAQIELSVSPEKERALIRSGKSRFNLATLSAEGFPAVEKIDSLQSFSISQKSLKNLIDKTQFAMAQQDVRYYLNGLLLEVDAGQVRCVATDGHRLAFCEYDADVNPDKKIQVILPRKGISELAKMLEESDKKLNVDISENHARISNENWRFTTKLIDGKFPDYERVIPSQCDKLLTADKEELRDALARASILSNEKFKGIRMSIQPNLIQVQAHNPEMEEAEEELDVEYDGAELSIGFNVGYLLDAVSILPSEKVRLGFSDANSSCLITLDEDDFNCKYVVMPMRL; this comes from the coding sequence ATGCGATTTACCATTTCAAGAGAAAATTTATTCAAACCATTGCAATACATCGTTGGCGTTGTGGAAAGAAGGCAGACTATGGCTATTCTTTCCAATTTTCTATTGGAAGCAAAAAACCAGCAGTTAGTTATTACGGCCACAGATTTGGAAATCGAAATGGTGGTTCAAACTGACCTGGATGTAAGCGAACCGGGCAAAACCACGTTACCGGCGAGAAAGCTCTATGAAATTTGTAGAGCCTTACCCGAGCAAGCTCAAATCGAACTGAGTGTTTCACCAGAAAAAGAAAGAGCGCTGATTCGATCCGGTAAGAGTCGTTTTAATCTTGCCACTTTGTCAGCTGAAGGGTTTCCTGCAGTAGAGAAAATCGATTCGCTCCAGTCTTTCAGCATCAGTCAGAAAAGTTTGAAGAACCTCATCGACAAAACTCAGTTTGCTATGGCGCAACAGGATGTTCGTTATTATCTCAACGGATTGTTGCTTGAAGTGGATGCGGGTCAAGTTCGTTGTGTTGCCACCGACGGACATCGGTTGGCTTTTTGTGAATATGACGCTGATGTAAACCCGGATAAAAAAATCCAAGTGATTCTGCCACGCAAAGGTATTAGTGAATTGGCTAAAATGCTGGAAGAGTCAGATAAAAAGCTGAACGTCGACATCAGTGAAAATCACGCCAGAATTAGTAATGAAAATTGGCGTTTCACTACCAAGCTTATCGACGGAAAGTTTCCTGATTATGAAAGGGTCATACCGAGCCAATGTGACAAACTATTAACTGCGGACAAAGAAGAGTTGAGAGACGCCTTGGCCAGGGCGTCCATCCTTAGCAACGAAAAGTTCAAAGGGATTCGCATGAGTATTCAGCCCAATCTCATTCAGGTACAAGCTCACAACCCGGAAATGGAAGAGGCTGAAGAGGAATTGGATGTTGAGTATGACGGTGCTGAACTGTCCATCGGTTTCAATGTAGGATACTTATTGGACGCGGTATCGATCCTACCTTCGGAAAAAGTACGCTTGGGATTTAGCGATGCCAACAGCAGTTGTTTAATCACTTTGGACGAGGACGATTTCAACTGTAAATACGTTGTGATGCCTATGCGTTTATAA
- the dnaA gene encoding chromosomal replication initiator protein DnaA, with amino-acid sequence MDIWQKCLDRLEGELSAQQFNTWIRPLQVMETEQSLKLMAPNRFVLDWVNSRFMELIQQTVKECNNHDSLDVILEIGGTAPAEPIAPRVSPAVATPRRTADVKHNSNLNPESTFENFVEGKSNQLARAAAHQVAVNAGQSYNPLFIQGGVGLGKTHLMHAIGNAILAQNHNAHVVYLHSERFVQDMVKALQHNAINEFKRYYRSVDALLIDDIQFFAGKERSQEEFFHTFNALLEGQHHIVLTCDRYPKEVTGLEERLKSRFGWGLTVAIEPPELETRVAILMSKANQMGVGIPQEVAFFIAKRIQSNIRELEGALRRVAANAKFTGHPITLEFAKEALKDLLALQDKLVTIENIQKTVAEYYKIRVSELLSKKRNRSVARPRQLAMTLSKELTNHSLPEIGDAFGGRDHTTVLHACRKIADLRISEVRVKEDYSNLLRTLTT; translated from the coding sequence GTGGACATTTGGCAAAAATGCTTAGACCGCCTTGAAGGGGAGTTGTCTGCTCAGCAATTCAACACGTGGATACGTCCACTACAAGTTATGGAAACCGAGCAATCTCTCAAATTAATGGCTCCTAACCGTTTTGTATTGGATTGGGTCAATAGTCGTTTTATGGAATTAATTCAGCAGACCGTAAAGGAATGCAATAACCATGATAGCTTGGATGTTATTTTGGAAATTGGTGGAACCGCTCCGGCGGAACCTATTGCACCCAGAGTCAGTCCGGCGGTAGCCACTCCCCGTCGCACCGCTGATGTGAAACACAACAGCAATTTGAACCCGGAAAGCACCTTTGAAAATTTTGTAGAAGGCAAATCCAATCAACTGGCTCGCGCAGCAGCTCACCAGGTTGCTGTCAATGCAGGCCAATCTTACAATCCGCTATTTATTCAAGGTGGAGTGGGTTTGGGAAAAACCCATTTAATGCATGCCATTGGAAATGCGATTCTGGCTCAAAACCATAACGCTCATGTGGTTTACTTGCATTCCGAGCGTTTTGTACAAGATATGGTCAAGGCCCTGCAACACAACGCCATCAATGAATTTAAACGTTATTATCGCTCTGTCGATGCTTTGTTGATTGATGACATCCAGTTTTTTGCCGGTAAGGAGCGTTCTCAGGAAGAATTTTTCCATACCTTCAATGCCCTGTTGGAAGGACAGCATCACATCGTTCTGACTTGTGACCGCTATCCAAAAGAAGTGACGGGTTTGGAAGAACGTCTCAAGTCGCGGTTTGGATGGGGATTAACCGTTGCCATCGAACCCCCTGAACTGGAAACCCGGGTAGCCATTCTCATGAGCAAAGCCAATCAAATGGGTGTGGGTATACCTCAGGAAGTGGCTTTCTTCATCGCCAAACGCATTCAATCCAATATTCGAGAACTGGAAGGTGCCCTGCGACGAGTGGCCGCCAATGCCAAATTTACGGGTCACCCGATTACCTTGGAATTTGCCAAAGAAGCATTGAAAGATTTGTTGGCTTTACAGGACAAACTGGTCACGATTGAAAATATTCAAAAGACGGTAGCCGAGTATTACAAAATCCGAGTTTCGGAATTGCTATCCAAAAAGCGTAATCGCTCCGTTGCCAGACCAAGACAACTGGCAATGACTTTATCCAAAGAATTAACCAATCACAGCCTACCGGAAATTGGTGATGCCTTTGGCGGTCGCGATCACACCACCGTATTACATGCTTGCCGAAAAATCGCTGACCTTAGAATTAGTGAAGTAAGAGTGAAAGAGGACTATTCCAATTTATTACGGACTCTAACCACTTAA